One segment of Saprospiraceae bacterium DNA contains the following:
- a CDS encoding SCO family protein — protein sequence MKKLCFVFFVLLGGLTACFQAPEKRVLPILGERDISPAGDTIYREIPDFAFVDQDSQLVTNATFDDKVYVVDFFFIHCPTICPRVKKNGLRIYEKYKDDARVVLLSHSIDTKNDTVAALRRHAEKLGIETQRWHLVTGEKDAIYGIADDYFSVATENPDAPGGFDHSGRLILVDKKRRVRSFCDGTDAKDVDRFMKDIDLLLEEQFRQ from the coding sequence ATGAAAAAGCTTTGCTTTGTCTTTTTTGTTTTGCTGGGAGGCTTGACGGCTTGTTTCCAAGCACCTGAAAAGCGAGTGTTGCCCATCTTGGGCGAACGCGATATATCGCCCGCTGGCGATACGATTTACCGAGAGATTCCAGACTTTGCTTTTGTTGACCAAGACAGTCAGTTGGTAACAAATGCCACGTTCGACGACAAAGTGTATGTGGTGGATTTCTTTTTCATTCATTGCCCCACGATTTGTCCGAGGGTCAAAAAAAATGGTCTGCGTATTTACGAAAAATACAAGGACGATGCCCGTGTCGTGCTGCTCTCCCATTCCATTGACACCAAAAACGACACGGTGGCGGCACTGCGCCGACACGCTGAAAAACTTGGCATCGAGACCCAGAGGTGGCATTTGGTGACGGGCGAGAAAGATGCGATTTATGGCATAGCCGACGATTATTTCAGCGTCGCCACCGAAAACCCTGACGCACCGGGTGGGTTTGACCACTCTGGGCGCTTGATTTTGGTGGACAAAAAACGCCGTGTGCGGTCTTTCTGCGACGGCACCGATGCCAAAGACGTGGACCGCTTCATGAAAGACATTGACTTGCTGTTGGAAGAGCAATTTCGGCAGTAA